Genomic window (Leptolyngbya sp. 'hensonii'):
CAATTTGCACATCCACCAGGACCAGATTCTCAGCAGTCCTTGGTCTCCATTGATCCTCATCCAGAAAACAGTGCGGCACCTGGGCATTGAGCAGCCAATAGGGATCAGAATCAGGAATGGACAGAACCACAGATCAACTCTCCCGCTTCACCGCACTCTCATGCCAATGGCGCAGTAGGAAGTCAGAGAGTACTGTCAGAATCACAAAGATCAGCACACCCAGGAGAGTGGTGAGCAACAGAGCCGCAAACATGCGTGGAATTTTCAGGTCATAGCCAGAAATCAGAATCTGGTAAGCCAAACCTGATTGGGTGCCCCCCGTTCCAGCTACAAACTCAGCCACGATCGCCCCAATTAGGGCCAGTCCCCCACTGATCCGTAACCCGCCCAGAAAGTAGGGCATGGCATTGGGCAGGCGCAGGTAGAGTAGGGTTTGCCAGCGGGAAGCCCGGTAGAGTTGAAACAGGTTTAGCAGATTATGATCGGCGCTATTCAGCCCCAGGGTTGTATTAGAAATAATCGGGAATAGGGCCACAATCCAGGCACAGACGACCAGGGCAACAAAGGTATTGCTTTTGAACCAGATGATAATTAAGGGGGCGATCGCCACGATCGGAGTCGTCTGCAGGATCACGGCATAGGGAAAAAAGCTCCGCTCAATCCATTTACTCTGGGTAAATAGAATCGAAATCAGAACCCCAGACATCACTGCTGCGATAAAGGCTACTACCGTAATCTGGAGGGTGATCAGAAAAGCTGGCCAGAGTTGTGGCCAATCCTGAATCAGGGTCTGGATTACCAGGAAGGGACCAGGCAAAATGTAAGCAGGCGTGTGGGTCAGCCGTACGAGGAGATCCCAGACGAGAATCATCAAGCAGCCTACCACGACGGGTGCGATCACTTCTGTCTCAAGTAAAAACGCTGTGAGCTTACGGAAGGGCATATCGCAGAGTTTCAGAGAGCTGGTGGGAAATTTCCCGGCAGTAACTATTAAACTCCGGTGATGTTCGAAATTCTTCCTCCCGAGGATAGGGAGTGGCGATCGGCACCTCAGCAATCACCCGACCCGGTCGGGCTGCCATCACAATCACCCGATTTGAAAGATACACCGCCTCGTAGATGTTGTGGGTGACAAAAATCACGGTCCAGTGCTTCTGATACCAGAGATGCAGCAAATCCCCATTCAATCGACTGCGTGTTAGCTCATCCAGGGCACCAAACGGTTCATCCATCAGAAGAATGCTAGGGTCTGTAACCAGAGCCCGGGCGATGGAAACCCGCATCTTCATCCCACCCGACAGTTCTCTCGGATAGGCCCGTTCAAACCCTTTCAAGCCCACCCGTGCGATCGCGTCCTCTACCCGTGCGTCCATTTCCTGACGCGCCATTCCCACCAGCTTCAAGGGCAGTCGCACATTCGTTTGCACATCAGCCCAGGGCATCAATGCTGCATCCTGAAACACATAGGCCAATCGGTGTTGCCCGGAAGGATTTGTGGTTTGGCTGGGCGGTTCTTCCCAGTGGATCCTGCCACTACTCATCTGGCCCAGGCCCGCAATTAGCTTCAGGACCGTACTCTTGCCGCACCCAGAAGGACCCACCAGACTGACAAACTCTGAGGCTCCGATGGTGAGAGTCATATCCTGCAGCGCAACAGTCCCATTGGAATAGACCTTGCTGACCTGGTTCAGGGAAACTGCAACGTTGGATTCGGAGAAAGTCACGATCGCGGTAGTCCTCATCACCACATCAACCTTGCCATAGCAAGATCCGTGGTCCTAGCATACCGCAGGACAGAAAAACTTCAATAGAGAGCGTAGCCCTCAAGACCCTCACAGCTCGTGAAACCGGTAAATAACCACCCCTGTTTCAGGGTCATTATCCACCTGGGCATAGCCAGCTTTGAGCATGGTATTCAGCAGAGCCTGAACTTCCGTAAAACTCAATTCTGTAGCCAGAACCCCCTGGGTGACAGATAAGCAGCCACCGTGATGACGGGCCGCTTGTAGCAGTTTCACCATCTGTTGTTGCTGAGAGGGTTGAGCCACCGCTGCCGCCACAATGGGGCGAGTCAGGGGCACCCCGATCGGGGAGACGCCATATTTCAACATCAGTTTTAGGCGGTGTTCCTCAGTCATGTTCGGCACCAGAAACAGATCGACAAATTGACCAATGCCAAACAATCCACCGGTACAAAGCCAGAGTAGCCCTGTGCCAATCTTGCCATTGTAAAAACGGTGGAGACCCGCCAGACCGACAAATCCACCGAGCCAGAGAATATAGGAGAGGGTGAGGCGATTCTCCTGTTCTGAAAGTTCTGTCTGTACGGATGTTGCCATGGCCCTTAGTCCTCCCAATGATGACGGCTCTATTCTAACGATCGAGCCCCCTTGCCTGGGTTCGGCATTCCCTCCCCGAGAATGGGCGTTACCGTAATCTTGGCAAAGATTCAGAGGGGAGGCTGTTCCGATGACGGGCTGATTCAACCTGGGCAGGTCTCCAGAGATGGGCCATAATCAAGGTTTGGGGAGTCCGATAGGGTCATCTCGATTGACCTCTAAGCCAGAATCGCATCCCCAAGTATCCCAGCTTGACTGGCACGATACTTTACAATTCATTGCCCAGGCACCCGAATATTTTCTATGGAAGTAGGATTTCAGGCTGATACCGCCAGTTTGCTTGATATTGAAGCTGTACAGAAGCTGTTTAACCGCTCCCGCGCCTCGATTTACCGCTATGCCAATACGGATCCGGAGGAATTGAATCCTCCCTACGATGCCCGGAAGCTGAACCCCGAACTCCGGCTAAACAAAGGGGACCCCCTCCTTTTTCACCCGAATGAGGTGGCCCGGTTTGCCCGGGAAGTTCTGGGAATCAAGCAAGTGGTGGTTGAATTTAAGCAATCTACACAAACCGTCACCAATGACCTCTTGAAAGCCATCCTGACCGAGCTCCAACAAATCCGCTCCCTGCTAGAGTCTCGATCGTAGCCTTTGGTAAGCACCGCCTTGCCTCCTGTTCCCTGTGACACCGTTTAGGCAGAGGCTGGTGGGAAACCGGGAGGACCATTCCCTCATCCGTAACATCCCTTAAAGTCACTATACTTATTATCCTGACAGGTATCTCCAGGCTCAGACCTCCGCTAGTCTAGTAAAGAGGAGAGCTGATGTCTGACGGATTGAGTGCGAGGATTTTGGATATGGTCACTGCGCTGGTTGTCTTGATTGCTTTAGGGATCCTGGGTTGGGGACTGATCCGGGCTCGCCCCTACGGTCAGGTGGGCATTCTAGCCTGGTTACAGTCGGTTGTCTTAATGGCCCCCTGGCTGTTGTTTTTCAGCTTGTTTGCGATCGGCATCTATCTCAACCTGGTGACTGTACTATTTCTGTTTATTTTTTCAACCGGGTTATACATCTATATTGGCAATCGCTTGCGGGCAGCGGGTCAAGATGCGGTGCTCTCCCAAAAAGCCTCCCCTCTGACCGGCCCTTCCGCTCCGGTAGAAGCGAGGGAAAACGAGGCCAGTTCTACCGCCCCTAATGGGACAATGCCCGTCACACCAGCCCCGATCGCGGCCATCCCAGAGGCAGACCTGCAGGCCATTAAGGGATTATTTGGTATTGAAACCTTCTTTGCAACAGAGACCATTCCCTATCAGCAGGGGGTAATCTTTAAAGGCAACTTACGGGGAGAACCTGAAACCAGTCACGATCGCCTCTCCATCGGTCTAAAAGAACGACTGGGCGACAAATATCGATTGTTCCTGGTGGAGAATCCGGATGGCAAGCCAGTGGTCATTGTGCTGCCCAGCAGTGCCGATCCCCGTCCTTCCAGTCTGTTCCAGAAGCTCTTTGCTGGGGTGCTGGCGATCGCGACCCTGGTGACCTGCCTGGAAGCTGGGGGGCTGCTCCTGGGGTTCGACTTCTTCAGCGCTCCAGACCGTTACCCGGAAGTTTTGCCGATCGCCCTGGGTATCCTGGCTGTTCTGACCGCCCATGAACTGGGCCATCTTTTCATGGCTCGGAGGCATCAAATCCGGCTCAGCTTTCCTTTCTTTTTGCCTGCCCTGCAAATTGGATCCTTCGGGGCGCTGACCCGGTTTGAGTCCTTATTGCCCAGTCGCAAAGTTCTGTTTGACATTGCTTTCGCTGGTCCGGCAGTGGGTGGTCTGATCTCCTTGGGCATGTTGCTCATGGGTCTGGTGCTTTCCCATAAGGGCAGCTTATTTCAGATTCCTTCTGAGTTTTTCCAGGGGTCGATCTTGATTGGCACCCTAGCCCGGGTGGCCCTGGGTCATGAATTGCAAAACCCGATCGTTGATGTGCACCCATTACTCGTCATTGGCTGGCTGGGATTAGTGATCACAGCCATTAACCTGATGCCTGCTGGTCAACTGGATGGGGGCCGCATTGTTCAGGCCATTTACGGACGGAAGGTCGCAGGTCGGGCCACCTTTGCCACCCTGATTGTGCTGGGGATCGCGGCCCTGGTTAATCCGCTGGCCCTTTACTGGGCAGTCATTATTCTCGTCCTGCAACGGGATCTGGAACGTCCTAGCCTGAATGAATTATCCGAACCCGATGATGCCAGAGCTGCTCTGGGTTTGTTAGCCTTGTTCTTGATGATTACCACCCTCTTACCCCTGACTCCCAGTCTGGCTGGTCGGCTAGGTATTGGCACGCCCAGTCTTTTTTAACCTATGACCACTCCTTTTCCAATTTTGCTGGTCCTTGATCTGAGTGCCATCATGGCTTCTAAGACACGCGAGTGGCAGGAATTTTCCCGGGTCGGGACCTGTTATTTACCCGATGTTGTGTTGGAGGAAATCCAGTTCCTGTGCGATCGGGCTGTGGAGTCGGAGGAAGAACAAACTGCCCGGGAATTTATCCGTTTCCAACCCAAAAGCGGTTGGCAACCCACTGACATCACCTTAAGCCATCCTGCACTGAGAAGCGGGACGGTCAACACCCTGAGCAAAAAAGCTCGCCTGTCTCTGGAGGTAGGGGAGTGTGCCTACGGGCTATCTGAAGCCAGTGCCTTACAATTGGTGGTGCTGGTCACCAATGATCAATTGCTGCTGCAGCATATTCAGCGGATTGGCGCTACCAATCTCTGCGGTGTTACCATGGCCGCTCTCCTGCAATGGGCTCGTGTCCATCAAAAACCACCAGGGGTGATGCAACATCTCAAGGCCATGCAGGGCAATCTTCCGGGAATGGCCGATCCCAGTCATCTCCCCCGATCGCCCTCATCCCAAAGCCCCTTCACCACCGGAGCCCCCGCCTCCATCCGCCGCCCCCGTCGTCGTTCCGCCCAACCCAGTGCCCTGTCCCAGATCTTCTCGGGGCTGATTGTCTTGCTCGGTATCACGATCGGAGTCTTGTTTGCCTGGCGGCTGATTCAGCCCACAAACTTCAACAAATTCTGGAAGCAAATGGGGTTGCCCGCTCTCCCTGGGGATCCTCCAGCCCGCAAGCCAAGGTAGGTTCAGTGGAACATTGAGGCAAAACGGGGGTCTGTATCTCTACCGTCGCAATCAGTGAGATTGTTGAGGAAAGACCCATGCTTCACCCCTCATTTGTGATGAAAATCCTTAAACACACCCTTGCTTACCTGGTTCTGGTCAGTCTGCTGTCTCCTCTGGTGGGAACGATCGCCCCCGTAAGCGCTGCCCCACAACCCTCCTATGAGATTGCTAAGAGCAAGCCCAGAAAACCCTCCGGGACCTCAGACTACCTCTCTCCATCCCGCGTGAACATCCTGCGGCAGGATCTCTCCCGTCGCATCGGTATCCCCCCTGGGAAAATTCGGGTCACCTCGGTGACCCAGGCGACCTGGCCCAATACTTGCCTGGGGCTCCCTACTCCTGGGGAAGTCTGTGGGCAGGCTCTGGTAGAAGGTTGGCGTGTCGTCCTGGTTAGTGGCAGCCAGAGCTGGACCTACCGCACCGATGCCAATGGGCAAGTTTACAGGCTGGAAGAGTCCCCAGCCCCCCAAACGGGCCTGCCTCAGGCCATCGCCGATCGAGTCCTGCAGGACGCTGCCCAGCGCACCAGTCTGCCCCTCACCACGCTACGAATTGTCAGGGCAGAACGTCGGACCTGGCCCAATGGTTGCCTGGGCTTATCCCGATCGGGTGAAATGTGCACCCAGGCTCTGGTGCCGGGCTGGCGTGTTGTGGTTCTGGCTGGACCCCAGCGCCTGGCCTATCGCACGAACGATTCTGGGTCGGTCATTCGACTGGAATCATCACCCGGGAGTTAGGACTGAGTGGCCAGCATTCAGACTCTATTCTGACCCCTGCCTGCTTGATCCGCCTATGCCAATAATTAGGAGCCTCTATGGTCAGATTGAGCTTTGTCCTCAGGAGTTTGCGGTAAAATAGCGTTGCACATGACCATACTCCAGACGAGGTAGCGCATAACAATGGCACTGATCACAACTGGCAAAAATCTCATCCGTGATCTGGAAAAGCATGGTGCTCTGGGCATCTACATGCCTCTGGAAGGAGGTCATGAAGGCCGCTATCAGCGTCGAATTCGGGCAGCAGGTTACACCATGTACACGATGACCGCTCGGGGCCTCGGCGATCTGTCGGCCTATCTGATGGCGGTGCATGGGGTGCGTCCCCCCCACCTGGGGAAAAAGAGCAGCGGGCGCGAGGCAGCCGTTGGCCCCGTGTATTACCTGCCTCCGATTCTGACCTATCAATTGAGTCAGGTTCCCTCCCAGAGTAAGGGGCTGCTCCTGTGGCTGATTGAAGGCCACATTCTCTCTAGCCAGGAACTGGCGTTCCTGAACACCCTGCCCCAGGTCGAACCTCGCGTCAAGATTGCGATCGAAGTTGGCGG
Coding sequences:
- a CDS encoding ABC transporter permease, whose translation is MPFRKLTAFLLETEVIAPVVVGCLMILVWDLLVRLTHTPAYILPGPFLVIQTLIQDWPQLWPAFLITLQITVVAFIAAVMSGVLISILFTQSKWIERSFFPYAVILQTTPIVAIAPLIIIWFKSNTFVALVVCAWIVALFPIISNTTLGLNSADHNLLNLFQLYRASRWQTLLYLRLPNAMPYFLGGLRISGGLALIGAIVAEFVAGTGGTQSGLAYQILISGYDLKIPRMFAALLLTTLLGVLIFVILTVLSDFLLRHWHESAVKRES
- a CDS encoding ABC transporter ATP-binding protein; translated protein: MRTTAIVTFSESNVAVSLNQVSKVYSNGTVALQDMTLTIGASEFVSLVGPSGCGKSTVLKLIAGLGQMSSGRIHWEEPPSQTTNPSGQHRLAYVFQDAALMPWADVQTNVRLPLKLVGMARQEMDARVEDAIARVGLKGFERAYPRELSGGMKMRVSIARALVTDPSILLMDEPFGALDELTRSRLNGDLLHLWYQKHWTVIFVTHNIYEAVYLSNRVIVMAARPGRVIAEVPIATPYPREEEFRTSPEFNSYCREISHQLSETLRYALP
- a CDS encoding TM2 domain-containing protein, translating into MATSVQTELSEQENRLTLSYILWLGGFVGLAGLHRFYNGKIGTGLLWLCTGGLFGIGQFVDLFLVPNMTEEHRLKLMLKYGVSPIGVPLTRPIVAAAVAQPSQQQQMVKLLQAARHHGGCLSVTQGVLATELSFTEVQALLNTMLKAGYAQVDNDPETGVVIYRFHEL
- a CDS encoding resolvase — translated: MEVGFQADTASLLDIEAVQKLFNRSRASIYRYANTDPEELNPPYDARKLNPELRLNKGDPLLFHPNEVARFAREVLGIKQVVVEFKQSTQTVTNDLLKAILTELQQIRSLLESRS
- a CDS encoding site-2 protease family protein, with the protein product MSDGLSARILDMVTALVVLIALGILGWGLIRARPYGQVGILAWLQSVVLMAPWLLFFSLFAIGIYLNLVTVLFLFIFSTGLYIYIGNRLRAAGQDAVLSQKASPLTGPSAPVEARENEASSTAPNGTMPVTPAPIAAIPEADLQAIKGLFGIETFFATETIPYQQGVIFKGNLRGEPETSHDRLSIGLKERLGDKYRLFLVENPDGKPVVIVLPSSADPRPSSLFQKLFAGVLAIATLVTCLEAGGLLLGFDFFSAPDRYPEVLPIALGILAVLTAHELGHLFMARRHQIRLSFPFFLPALQIGSFGALTRFESLLPSRKVLFDIAFAGPAVGGLISLGMLLMGLVLSHKGSLFQIPSEFFQGSILIGTLARVALGHELQNPIVDVHPLLVIGWLGLVITAINLMPAGQLDGGRIVQAIYGRKVAGRATFATLIVLGIAALVNPLALYWAVIILVLQRDLERPSLNELSEPDDARAALGLLALFLMITTLLPLTPSLAGRLGIGTPSLF
- a CDS encoding PIN domain-containing protein, whose product is MTTPFPILLVLDLSAIMASKTREWQEFSRVGTCYLPDVVLEEIQFLCDRAVESEEEQTAREFIRFQPKSGWQPTDITLSHPALRSGTVNTLSKKARLSLEVGECAYGLSEASALQLVVLVTNDQLLLQHIQRIGATNLCGVTMAALLQWARVHQKPPGVMQHLKAMQGNLPGMADPSHLPRSPSSQSPFTTGAPASIRRPRRRSAQPSALSQIFSGLIVLLGITIGVLFAWRLIQPTNFNKFWKQMGLPALPGDPPARKPR
- a CDS encoding NAD(P)H-quinone oxidoreductase subunit N, which encodes MALITTGKNLIRDLEKHGALGIYMPLEGGHEGRYQRRIRAAGYTMYTMTARGLGDLSAYLMAVHGVRPPHLGKKSSGREAAVGPVYYLPPILTYQLSQVPSQSKGLLLWLIEGHILSSQELAFLNTLPQVEPRVKIAIEVGGERFFRWQPLQDLTLAA